DNA from Methanobrevibacter sp.:
TGTGACCAATCGGTTAACAGCCGAACGCTCTACCTACTGAGCTACGATGGCATGTTAATACCCATCACACTTAACCAAATACACCCATGCTTAAAAATCAAAAGATTTTAAACAGTAATTATTACTTTGCAATACATAATATATAAACCTTTTGGTTTTTTCAACATAAAACTAAAAAAAATTAGTTATAATAATAAATTAACCTAACTAGTATATAAACTTTAAGACCATATATAAAAAACATGGATTCTAACATATTCGACTTGATAAAAAAAGCTAATAAAACAACATTAAACAAACATGGCGACTTAATTACACTGGAACGCGCCATATTTCTGTCTTGGTGGTGTGACAAGGGAGACTGTGCATTCTGTTATATGTCAACACAAAAAAATAAAATTAAAAATCCCCAAAAAGCCAGAAGAAATGTCAATAATATTTATGCTGAAGCCGAAATGTGCAAGCGTCTTGACTGGAATATTGAATTCTTATCCGGAGGATATGAATCTTTTACAACATCCGAAATTAAGAAAATAGCAACAACCATTAAAAACATAACTGGTGAGGGGGTTTGGCTAAATACAGGAATAACAGACGAACTGGAGGAATACGGTTCTGAAATAAAAGGAATTACCGGAGCTCTCGAAGTGGCAAATCCAAAAATCCATGAATCTGTTTGCCCTTCAAAAAAAATAGAGGATATAAGCAATATGTTAGATGTCGCAGGGGATTTGGGATTTAAAAAAGCGATAACAGTAATATTGGGTCTTGGTGAAACTTTATCTGATTTAGATTATCTGATAGATTATATTAAAGATCACAAGATCGATAGAGTAATCTTTTACTCATTGAATCCTCATAAAGATACAATATATGCCAATTCATCACAACCCGCTTCCCTATATTACGCCCAGGTCGTAACACATGTCAGACTGGCATTTCCGGATATTGAGATAATCTGCGGAACTTGGATTGATAATCTTGCAAATATCGGCATTTTAATATTAAGCGGCGCAAATGGAATTACAAAATTCCCATTATTCAAAATGTTTGGAACCAAATATGGAAAAAGAGTTGAAGAAGAAGTGAAATGGAGCGGTAGAAAATTAAAGGGAACATTTACCGATAAAAATCAATTAGGTCCTCAAAAAAGTGAATTCACACCAGAATTAGATAAATTTATCAAAAGATATGTTAAAGAATCTTTAAAAAATAAATATTAAATAATTTTTATTTTTACATGATGGTTTAAAGAATAAATTTATAATCTGAAAATTCATCAAAAAACTACTATTTTAATAACCTTTATAAATCCAAGGCACTAAATATTATAATAATATATATTACTAAAAAATTATCAATATGGAGGAATTATTATTAGTGACGATGTCGACATGATGTGCGGACTTGAAATTCACGTACAACTAGAAACTGAATCAAAATTATTCTGTGATTGTCCTACAAATTATCAAGATGCTCCTGTAAATTCAAACATCTGCCCAGTTTGTCTTAATCAGCCAGGAGCCAAACCACAACCAACTAATAAAAAAGCGTTAGAAAATGCATTAATGATTGCTTTAATGCTCAACTGTGAAATCGATAGAAATGTTATTTACTTTATGAGAAAACATTACAATTACCCTGACTTATCTTCCGGTTATCAAAGAACATCAGTACCTATAGGAATTAATGGAGAATTAAATGGGATTAGAATTAGAGAAATTCACGCAGAAGAAGACCCCGGCCAATATAAACCTGACAGAGGCACTGTTAACTTCAACCGTTCCGGAATTCCATTAGTTGAAATTGTTACAGAACCAGATATAAAATCTCCTGAAGAAGCAAGAAACTTCTTAAAAGAATTAATACGTGTTTTACAATATAGTGGAGGAGCACGCGGTGAAGGAACAATGAGAGCCGATGTAAACATCTCCATTAATGGTGGAAACAGAGTGGAAATGAAAAACGTTAATTCCATTAAAGGAGCTTATAAAGCATTGAAATTCGAACTCATCAGACAAAAAAATCTCATGAAAAGAGGAGTCGAAGTTAAACAAGAGACTCGTGCTTACTTAGAATCACAAATGATTACCGTGGGAATGAGGATGAAAGAAGATGCTGATGATTATAGATTCATAACTGATCCTGATTTACCGCCGATGCAAATTTCTGATGAAACAATTCAAAGAATATTGGACACAATGCCTGAAGCGCCACACAATAAGGTGAACAGGTTTATCGAAGACTATGGAATTGATGCAGAATCTGCAAAAGTTTTAACTTCAGAACTTGATTTAGCTATTGCATATGAAGAGGTTGTAAAAGAAATTGACCCTAAATTTACATCCAAATGGATGAGAGATGAACTTAAAAGAGTATTATCTTATAATAAATTAGATTTCGCTGACAGCGGCATTACTGTTGAGGACTTAGTTGAATTTTTAAACATGCTCCAATCCAAAGAAATAACTACCAAAGCAGGACAAAGAATCATTGAACAAATGCCAAATAATGAAAAATCTCCTAAAGCTATTGCTGAAGAATTAGGGCTTCTTGGTGTTGTAAAAGATGATGAAGTAATCAAAGCTGTAAAGCAAGCTATAGATGAAAATCCGAAAGCTGTTGAAGATTATCTGGCTGGACAAAAAGCTTCATTAAACTTCTTAGTAGGCCAAGTAATGAGGATAACACGTGGAAAAGCAGATCCTGGCGAAACTGTTAAAATATTAAAAGAAAATATCCAATAACGGAGGAAACATGATGGTGGAAAAAAAATCTTATGTTAAAGATTACATGACAAAAGACGTTATTAATGTTTCCCCAGATACACCAACTGAAAATGTAATTGAATTAATGAAAGAAAGCCGTCACAACAGCTATCCTGTTGTGGAAAACGACAAATTAGTTGGAATGATAACTGCATTTGATATTGTATCCAAAAAATGGGCAGATACAGTTAAAGGATTAATGAGTACAAAATTAGTAGTTGCTAACCAGGAATTATCCATAAATGATGCATCCAGAGTAATGTTTAGAAGAGGCATATCCAGAATGCCCGTTGTTAATGAACAGGGAAAACTAGTAGGGATTATTACAAATACCGATATGGTCAGATCACATATTGAAAGGTCAACTCCAAATAAAGTAGAATACTTTAAAAAAACCCTGGAACAGTTATATGACATTAAAACTACTTTAAAGCATATGCGTGTTGAAACAAATAAATTACGCCCAACACAAGATAGGGTTTATGCTGATGAACTTGAAGGAAGAACTTATGAATTAAAAAGAGGATTGGCGGAACCTGCAATTGTTGTAAAAGCAGGTGACAGATGGATTTTAGTTGATGGTCACCACAGAGCAGTTGCATCATCACAACAAGGTTACGAAACTGTAGATTCATATGTTATTGATTTAGGAAAAGACATCAAATTAGGTATGGAAAAAACTGCCGATAAGGCAGGAATCAGAACTTTTGACGATATTGAAATTATCGATGATGATAAGCATCCGCTTATAGCCCTTACAGAAAGTCTTCAAGACCAAGAAGGAAAAGGTGATGATTAAATGAATGATACCATTATAAGAGAATTGTATGAGGTTTTAGAATCTCGCCGCGACAATCCTATTGATTCTTATACATCAAATATAATGCAAGATAGTGATAAAAAAGCTGAAGATAAAATACTTGAAAAAATAGCTGAAGAAGCAGGTGAAGTATTAATCGCTTCTAAAAATAATGAAAATTTAGTTTATGAATCTGTCGACTTAATTTTCCATACATTACTACTTCTTGTTTATAAAGGAGTAGAACTTGATGATGTATTTGATGAATTTAAAAGAAGAAGAAAATAATAATTTAACTGGTTGAGAAAATGTTTGATACATTCGCAGAAAAAAAATTTTTATTAAAGGAATTGGTTAAAAAAGATTTAACTTCAAAATATAAGGATTCCGTATTAGGCATACTTTGGAGTTTTTTTAACCCCCTTTTAATAATGTTAGTATTTACAGCAATATTTTCCATGTTATTTGGTCGTCAAATTGAAAACTATCCGGTTTATTTCCTGACTGGAAGAGTAATATACGATTTTTATAATACCGGAACAAAAGGAGCAATGGGCTCAATTAAAAAGAATGGCAACCTGTTAAAAAAAATATATGTTCCGAAATATATGTTTTCCGTAAGTACAATCTGTTATGAATTTATCAACTTTTTAATATCACTCGTGATTCTATTTATAGTAATGATAATAACAGGAGCATCATTCCATTGGACAATAATAGTTTCAGTTGTTCCAATGATATTTTTATTATGTTTAATCTTTGGTGTGGGATTGATATTGGCCGTATGCAACACTTATTTCTCAGACATCGGCCATTTATATAAGGTATTCACACTTGTGTTAATGTATGCTTCAGCATTGTTTTATCCTATGGAAATTGTTCCTCCGCTTGTACAAAAGATATTTACATTAAATCCTGTTTATTCTGCGATTTCATGTTTTAGAGAATGTATCAGTTATGGTGTCCTGCCGAATGGATCCACATTATTATATTTGGCGGCATTTTCACTGACAACATTAGGAATTGGAATATGTTTATTTAAAATCTATGAAAAGAAATTAGTATTGGAAATATAAGGTTTTATTATGAGTTTACTTAAAAAAATAAAAGGATTGTTTAAAAATAAAGATCGGACAGACATGGAAATAGGGACTTCTGTTGATCCTAAGTTTCAAAATAATAGATTTAAAAACATTAAAATATATGCTCCTGATGTGGAAATGGTGCATATGGACGGAACTGATTTTACAGCCCGGATTTTAGATGGAAATAATAATCCTATTACAAATAAAAAAGTAATATTTGAAGTAAATGGGAAAAAATACGATAAATTAACCGACAGTGAAGGGTATGCCAGACTGGCAATTGAACTTGATGCTAAAACATATGAGATTACAACATCTTATCCTGCAGAAGAAGAATACTTCCCAAAAATAAAATCAAAGTTGACTGTATTGAAATCAGATGAAGAACCTGCAGGCACTTCTGAAAATATAAATACTCGATTATATGCGCCAGACATGGTTCTTTTTTCCAATGACGAACCGGATTATACAGTTAGATTATACGATGAAAATGACAATCCGTTAACTGGTGAGAAACTTAAAATAGAAGTTAATGATGAAGTTTATGAAGAGACTAGTGATGAAATGGGATTTGTATGTTTGGATTTGAAACTAAAACCAGAAACTTACAATATAAAAACAACATTTGAAGGTTCAGATGACTATTCTCCAATATCCAAAAATTCAGAAATTGAAGTTAAAATAAGAGATGTTGATAGGGAAGTAATGATTGATGTTGAACATGTTGCAATGGAATTTAAAGTATCCAAGGATAAAATTGATACATTAAAAGAATATGCTATCAGAACAATAAAAAGAAACAAAAAACAGACAAAAAAGATTAGAATTTTAGATGACGTCACCTTCAAAATTTATCGCGGAGAGCGAGTGGGTATTTTAGGGTTTAACGGAGCTGGAAAAAGTACTCTCCTTAGAATAATAACTGGTATTTATGAGCCTACAGAAGGAAACATAAAAATCAATGGGAAAATCGCACCATTACTAGAATTAAGTGCCGGTTTTGACAAAAATTATACTGGAAAAAATAATATTTTCTTAAATGGAGCACTATTAAGCATGGAAGAGAACTTCATTAAAGAAAAATATGATGAAATCGTTGAGTTTTCTGAACTTGGAGAACACATCAATTATCCCGTTAAAAACTATTCCAAAGGTATGAGAGCCAAATTAGGTTTTTCAATAGCTACACTTATAAATCCGGAAATCCTAATTATTGATGAAATTTTGGCTGTTGGAGATATTAAATTCAGAAAGAAAAGTTCTAAAAAAATAGAATCAATGATGAAAGAGGGAGTTACAGTCCTTCTTGTTTCACATTCCATAGGTCAGATAAGAAAAATATGTGACAGGTGCATCTGGATTGAAAACGGCCGCGTATATATGGAAGGAGAAACACAAAAAGTCTGTGATGCTTACGTTAAACGTGCTAAAAAATAATTTAAGGTTTTAAAATGGACAAAAAATGGATTTTAATATTAATAATATTGATTGTAGGTTGCTTTTCCATGTATTTCATTGTGGAATCATCAAATACAGTCGGAACTGCAATAACTGTTTTGAACAAAACTGTTGTAACAATTCCAGATGATTTGTCAATCAAAGCAAGTGAGAAAAATCATGTGGAACTATTTAATAAACACGGCACTGAAAAAATACATATTAAGGATATGGGAAAGAACGATACCTCTTTAAATTCCTTTAAAAACAATCTCAACAATCTCAAAAGTAAACCGGACATTAACATTATTTCAAATTCCACATATGACATTAACAACATTACTACTTACAGAATTGATTTTGAAAATACTACCAGTGGAAATATGACCTTTGCATATCTTTATACTGCAAACCATACATTTACTATAAATATGAGCGGATATAATAATACTCAATCATTAAATAGCGATTTAGAGTTCATAGTTAGTACTTTAAAACCAGATTTCAAACAATCCCAAGATTAGTTAGCGTGATGAAATTGGACAAAGTTGAATTTTCAATCATAATCCCAACTCATAATTCAGAACTGGGGATAAAAAAATCAATTGACTCCATAATCAATCAAACACTTGATTTTAAAAGAAATGTTGAAATAATTATTGTAGACATAAATAGTGAAGATAACGGAAAAGAGATCTGTTATGAGTACATTAACAAGTACCCTGAAAACATTTTTTACCATCAGCTAGATGAATCAGATTCAATCAGCGCCAAAAATATTGCAATTGAAAATGCCTGCGGAAGATTCATCTGCTTTTTAGAGCCTCATGACTATTTTTCAAAAGATGCATTATTAAATCTTTTAAAATTCGCCAATAGGTATGAAGAGGTGGATTTAATCTCACTTCCGATTTTTTATTATAAAAATGGCAGAAAAGAACGCTATCTCAACTATAATGTTAGAAATACAAAAAAAATAAATCTTATTGACAATCCCCAATATTCGCAGTTATTGGGCATGTCAACTTTTTTTAAAAAAGAATCTGCTGCAAATATTGAATTTTTAAATGCTGCTAATGAAAACATTACATTTTTCAGTGAAATTTTAATCAGTAATCCCGTATTAGGGATTTGCAGTGCAGGAAGCTATTTTGCAAGCAATATAGATGAAAAAATTTATCCTTATGACAATACATTTTATCTAGAAGAATATGACTCGTTTATCCAATATAATTTCGATTATTTAAAAGAGAAATGTTTTAGCGAATTTAGAGAAATTCCATCTTTTATCCAGTTTAATTTTATTAATCATTTAAGATGGCTTTTATCAGTGCAAAAAACATCCGAAAACGTTGACTTAAAAAGGTTAAGTGAAAATATAGGACATATTGATGATGACATACTATTGAACAACATGCTGCTTAAAAGAGAACTTAAAATAGCTTCATTTTTAATAAAATATAATAACGAATTAAATAATGGATTAATGGAAAAATTAGGTTTAAATACTGTTTTCGTTGACATTTATGACATTGTTGATGACAAACTCCATATTTTAGCAAGCACAATAAATAGCACCGCTAGAAAGATCAATATTTTAATCAATAACGAATCCGTTAACACTAAAGAGCTGAAATTTCCCCAAAAATATAATCCCATATTGGGTTATGACTTATTACATGATTACTCTCTTGAATGTGTCATTCCAATTGATACAAGCCATGAATTCAGATTAAAATTCGAACAAAACAATACCCAACTCCACATTGACTTTTCAAGACCTTGTAATTTTTCTAAGAAAGCAGGTTATGCAAAAACCAAACATTACCTGAGCATTTTAAAAAATGACACCATTATAATTGAAAAGAAAACCTCATTAAAATGGATCAGACAGGAGATGAAATCTTTAATTAGTATGGTTAAAAATCATGAATCTGGGTTTATAAAAGCAATCCCGTTTAGAATGGCTTATATGTTAAGTTATCCTTTTTTGAAAAACAAAAAAATATGGTTTTTCATGGACCGTCCTGATGAAGCGGATGACAATGGTTTGGCATTGTTTAAATATGCCATTGGAAAAGATGAAGATATTGACAAATACTTCATTTTAGACCGGGAAAACAAGGAATATGAAAATATTAAAAAAATTGGCAATGTGATTGCTTATAAATCCCTGAAACACCGATTTTTAGGACTGTATGCCGAAAATATCATCACATCACATCCAGACAATGAAATCATTTATCCGTTTTGGGGAGGATACCCCTTTTTTGCAGGTCTTTTAAAATCCAATAATATGTTTCTGCAGCACGGCGTCCTGAAAGATGATATTTCAAGTTGGTTAAATAAAGCATCCATGAATTTATCTTTATTTGTAACATCATCGACTAAAGAATATGAATCGATTTTTAAATATCCTTACAACTATGACAAAGATACTGTTCAAACACTAGGCTTGCCTAGATATGATACTCTCAAAAACCAAAAAAATAAAAAGCAAGTTATCATCATGCCATCCTGGAGAAAAGATTTGAATCACAAATCCAAAGAATACATTAAAGAAAATGAATTTTTCAAAAGATTCAATTCATTAATAAACAACAAAAGATTAATCGAAAATGCTCGTCAGAACAATTATGAAATAATTTTCAGACCACATCCGAATGTTTATAATTTTATAGATTTATTTGAAGAAAACGATTATGTTAAAATCGACTATGATAAAACAAAATACCAAACATTGTTTGGCAACGGATCTTTAATGATTACGGACTATTCTTCAGTTGCATTTGATTTTGCATACCTATATAAACCTGTCCTATATTATCACTATGGAAATGACTATCACTTCGATTTAGAAAATAGCTATTTTAATTACGAAACGATGGGTTTTGGAGAAGTTGCAAAAACAGAAGACGAATTAGTTAATCTGATTATTGATTATATTGAAAATGACTGTAATCTTAAAGATGAATACCATGCCAGAATCAGCGAATACTTCTTATATAATGATAAAAATAACTGTAAAAGAGTGTATGATAGAATTAAGGAAATTAACCTAAAGGATTAATTCCATATTATACATACCCCTTTCAAAACTTCCAATTTTAATTCTTTTTTTATCAAAGACCTTAAAACCTAATTTTTCATAAAGTTTTCGGGCTCCAGTATTTCTAAAATCTGCATCCAGAGTGACCCTTTTTAAATTTTTAGACCGAGCATAATCAATAATTTCAGTCAAAACCTTGCTGCCCATTCCCTGACCTCTTAAAGAATTATCTATTGCAATTTCAGCAACATGAAAATCCCCTTTTTTAACGTCGGACAATACAAAATAATCTAGAATATCAACAATGATTAATCTTAATGATTTTAATCTTAAGTCATGGGGTTTTTCAGAAATATATGACATCAATATTCCCATTATTTCACCATCATCATTTAAAATTACTTTAAAACTGCGTTCGGGCTCATGTTTTTTTAAATCATTAGCAATTGTTGAAACAGCCTTGTTTTCATCGCTAAATAATAAATCAAAAGTTCTAAAATCAACATCATAAACAAGTTTAGCAACCTTATTTATGTCATGAATCTGGGGATTGAAATTTTCATATTTCATAATTAATCACTCTTTACAATAGTTAAGGCAAATACTCCTGCGCCAAACCCATTATCAATATTTACAACTGCAATTCCTGGAGCGCATGACTGAAGCATTGCATCAAGTGCAACCCTTCCACCTTCGCCAACACCATATCCTACCGAAGTTGGAACCGCAATAACAGGAACATTTACAAGCCCTGCAACAACTGAAGGCAATGTTCCCTCCATCCCTGCACAAACAATAATTGCGCGAACGCTTTCTTCAAGCATATGTGCAATTTGAGGAAATAATCTGTGAATGCCTGCCACTCCAACATCATATGAAGTGATGGCTTCACATCCTCCTTCTTCAACGATTACGCGGGCTTCTTCAGCAACATTAATATCTGAAGTGCCTGCAGTCATGATGCCTATTTTTGCGATTGGCTCTTTTTTAACTATTTCCTTTCTAATAACTAAAATTTGAGCCTTTTTATTATAATCAAAAATAAAAGAATTATCGCCCAAATCATTTAAAATTCTTTCATACTTCTCATTTGACAATTTAGTAATTATTAAATCATCATTATTAGATTGCATGTGTTTTTTAATAATTATGAGCAAATCATCATAATCTTTGCTTAGTGAAAACACTGCCTCTGGAAAACCTGTCCTCTCTTTTCTATTGATATCAAATTTGACAACATCATCAATTTGCAAAATATTATCTGCATTGATTAATTTTTCTGCTTCATCAATATTAAGTTCTCCATCGACTAATCTTTTGAGAATATCTTTCATAATATTATAATATAGAGGATAAAATTATATAAAATTTACTTACAATAATATAACTTATGAATTCATTGAAGATTTTAACACAAGGAATAGTGCAAGGAGTGGGATTTAGGCCATATGTCTAT
Protein-coding regions in this window:
- a CDS encoding radical SAM protein, translating into MKNMDSNIFDLIKKANKTTLNKHGDLITLERAIFLSWWCDKGDCAFCYMSTQKNKIKNPQKARRNVNNIYAEAEMCKRLDWNIEFLSGGYESFTTSEIKKIATTIKNITGEGVWLNTGITDELEEYGSEIKGITGALEVANPKIHESVCPSKKIEDISNMLDVAGDLGFKKAITVILGLGETLSDLDYLIDYIKDHKIDRVIFYSLNPHKDTIYANSSQPASLYYAQVVTHVRLAFPDIEIICGTWIDNLANIGILILSGANGITKFPLFKMFGTKYGKRVEEEVKWSGRKLKGTFTDKNQLGPQKSEFTPELDKFIKRYVKESLKNKY
- the gatB gene encoding Asp-tRNA(Asn)/Glu-tRNA(Gln) amidotransferase subunit GatB — its product is MMCGLEIHVQLETESKLFCDCPTNYQDAPVNSNICPVCLNQPGAKPQPTNKKALENALMIALMLNCEIDRNVIYFMRKHYNYPDLSSGYQRTSVPIGINGELNGIRIREIHAEEDPGQYKPDRGTVNFNRSGIPLVEIVTEPDIKSPEEARNFLKELIRVLQYSGGARGEGTMRADVNISINGGNRVEMKNVNSIKGAYKALKFELIRQKNLMKRGVEVKQETRAYLESQMITVGMRMKEDADDYRFITDPDLPPMQISDETIQRILDTMPEAPHNKVNRFIEDYGIDAESAKVLTSELDLAIAYEEVVKEIDPKFTSKWMRDELKRVLSYNKLDFADSGITVEDLVEFLNMLQSKEITTKAGQRIIEQMPNNEKSPKAIAEELGLLGVVKDDEVIKAVKQAIDENPKAVEDYLAGQKASLNFLVGQVMRITRGKADPGETVKILKENIQ
- a CDS encoding CBS domain-containing protein, translating into MVEKKSYVKDYMTKDVINVSPDTPTENVIELMKESRHNSYPVVENDKLVGMITAFDIVSKKWADTVKGLMSTKLVVANQELSINDASRVMFRRGISRMPVVNEQGKLVGIITNTDMVRSHIERSTPNKVEYFKKTLEQLYDIKTTLKHMRVETNKLRPTQDRVYADELEGRTYELKRGLAEPAIVVKAGDRWILVDGHHRAVASSQQGYETVDSYVIDLGKDIKLGMEKTADKAGIRTFDDIEIIDDDKHPLIALTESLQDQEGKGDD
- the hisE gene encoding phosphoribosyl-ATP diphosphatase yields the protein MNDTIIRELYEVLESRRDNPIDSYTSNIMQDSDKKAEDKILEKIAEEAGEVLIASKNNENLVYESVDLIFHTLLLLVYKGVELDDVFDEFKRRRK
- a CDS encoding ABC transporter permease, whose product is MFDTFAEKKFLLKELVKKDLTSKYKDSVLGILWSFFNPLLIMLVFTAIFSMLFGRQIENYPVYFLTGRVIYDFYNTGTKGAMGSIKKNGNLLKKIYVPKYMFSVSTICYEFINFLISLVILFIVMIITGASFHWTIIVSVVPMIFLLCLIFGVGLILAVCNTYFSDIGHLYKVFTLVLMYASALFYPMEIVPPLVQKIFTLNPVYSAISCFRECISYGVLPNGSTLLYLAAFSLTTLGIGICLFKIYEKKLVLEI
- a CDS encoding ATP-binding cassette domain-containing protein; its protein translation is MSLLKKIKGLFKNKDRTDMEIGTSVDPKFQNNRFKNIKIYAPDVEMVHMDGTDFTARILDGNNNPITNKKVIFEVNGKKYDKLTDSEGYARLAIELDAKTYEITTSYPAEEEYFPKIKSKLTVLKSDEEPAGTSENINTRLYAPDMVLFSNDEPDYTVRLYDENDNPLTGEKLKIEVNDEVYEETSDEMGFVCLDLKLKPETYNIKTTFEGSDDYSPISKNSEIEVKIRDVDREVMIDVEHVAMEFKVSKDKIDTLKEYAIRTIKRNKKQTKKIRILDDVTFKIYRGERVGILGFNGAGKSTLLRIITGIYEPTEGNIKINGKIAPLLELSAGFDKNYTGKNNIFLNGALLSMEENFIKEKYDEIVEFSELGEHINYPVKNYSKGMRAKLGFSIATLINPEILIIDEILAVGDIKFRKKSSKKIESMMKEGVTVLLVSHSIGQIRKICDRCIWIENGRVYMEGETQKVCDAYVKRAKK
- a CDS encoding CDP-glycerol:glycerophosphate glycerophosphotransferase, with amino-acid sequence MKLDKVEFSIIIPTHNSELGIKKSIDSIINQTLDFKRNVEIIIVDINSEDNGKEICYEYINKYPENIFYHQLDESDSISAKNIAIENACGRFICFLEPHDYFSKDALLNLLKFANRYEEVDLISLPIFYYKNGRKERYLNYNVRNTKKINLIDNPQYSQLLGMSTFFKKESAANIEFLNAANENITFFSEILISNPVLGICSAGSYFASNIDEKIYPYDNTFYLEEYDSFIQYNFDYLKEKCFSEFREIPSFIQFNFINHLRWLLSVQKTSENVDLKRLSENIGHIDDDILLNNMLLKRELKIASFLIKYNNELNNGLMEKLGLNTVFVDIYDIVDDKLHILASTINSTARKINILINNESVNTKELKFPQKYNPILGYDLLHDYSLECVIPIDTSHEFRLKFEQNNTQLHIDFSRPCNFSKKAGYAKTKHYLSILKNDTIIIEKKTSLKWIRQEMKSLISMVKNHESGFIKAIPFRMAYMLSYPFLKNKKIWFFMDRPDEADDNGLALFKYAIGKDEDIDKYFILDRENKEYENIKKIGNVIAYKSLKHRFLGLYAENIITSHPDNEIIYPFWGGYPFFAGLLKSNNMFLQHGVLKDDISSWLNKASMNLSLFVTSSTKEYESIFKYPYNYDKDTVQTLGLPRYDTLKNQKNKKQVIIMPSWRKDLNHKSKEYIKENEFFKRFNSLINNKRLIENARQNNYEIIFRPHPNVYNFIDLFEENDYVKIDYDKTKYQTLFGNGSLMITDYSSVAFDFAYLYKPVLYYHYGNDYHFDLENSYFNYETMGFGEVAKTEDELVNLIIDYIENDCNLKDEYHARISEYFLYNDKNNCKRVYDRIKEINLKD
- a CDS encoding GNAT family N-acetyltransferase → MKYENFNPQIHDINKVAKLVYDVDFRTFDLLFSDENKAVSTIANDLKKHEPERSFKVILNDDGEIMGILMSYISEKPHDLRLKSLRLIIVDILDYFVLSDVKKGDFHVAEIAIDNSLRGQGMGSKVLTEIIDYARSKNLKRVTLDADFRNTGARKLYEKLGFKVFDKKRIKIGSFERGMYNMELIL
- the larB gene encoding nickel pincer cofactor biosynthesis protein LarB; translation: MKDILKRLVDGELNIDEAEKLINADNILQIDDVVKFDINRKERTGFPEAVFSLSKDYDDLLIIIKKHMQSNNDDLIITKLSNEKYERILNDLGDNSFIFDYNKKAQILVIRKEIVKKEPIAKIGIMTAGTSDINVAEEARVIVEEGGCEAITSYDVGVAGIHRLFPQIAHMLEESVRAIIVCAGMEGTLPSVVAGLVNVPVIAVPTSVGYGVGEGGRVALDAMLQSCAPGIAVVNIDNGFGAGVFALTIVKSD